The segment CCGCTGCCCGGCTGGGAATCTGAACCCAGGCCGGAATCTGCCTGCGGATGGAGCCGTACGCAGCTGACAAAGCTCCACCGGTCTGATTATGTATTGCTAAATCACCCTTGATAAGTAAACATTGCTCAGTTACTGATACGCAAAGAGCTGGAACGTGGGCACGGATCAATTTTCACAGACAAGGCTAAGCGATGCTGACGCGCTCGCGCTGGCCCATCGCACCGACACCACCGCCCTGGTGGCGGCGGCTGGCGCCCTGCGGGACCGGGGCCACGGCGATCTGGTGACCTATTCCCGCAAAATATTCATACCCTTGACCAAGCTGTGCCGCGATGTCTGTCACTATTGCACCTTCGCCCGCACCCCCCGTCATATTGCCCAGCCCTATATGGCAGTCGATCAGGTTCTGGAACTGTGTGAGCAGGGCGCCCGGGCGGGATGCCAGGAAGCACTTTTTACTCTGGGCGAGAAACCCGAGCTGCGCTATCGCGTGGCCCGGGAGGCCCTGGCGGAACTGGGGTTCTATACAACCCTTGAGTATGTTCGCTTCGTAGCCGAGCGGGTTCTCAAGGAGACCGGTCTCATCCCGCACATCAACGCCGGCTGCATGAACGCCGAAGAAATCGCCATGCTGCGGCCGGTCAGCGGGTCCATGGGCATCATGCTGGAATCCGCTTCGCCGCGCCTTTGTGAAAAGGGAATGCCACATTTCGGCTCTCCGGACAAACAGCCGCAGGTGCGCTTGCGCTCCATGGAATTGGCCGGGGAGGCAAAAGTGCCTTTCACCACTGGCATCCTGATCGGTATCGGTGAAACCAGACAGGAACGGGTTGAATCGCTGCTGGCACTGCGTAACCTGCAAGAGCGCTATGGGCATATCCAGGAAATCATTGTGCAGAATTTCCGCGCCAAGCCGGAAACCCTGATGGCCGATGCCCCTGAACCGGATCTGGAGGAGCTGCTCTGGTCGCTGGCGGTAGCCCGGCTCATCTTCGGCGCCGACATGAGCATTCAGGCGCCGCCGAACCTGAGCCCGGGCGTACTGAAACAGCTGGTGGCTGCCGGAATCAATGATTGGGGCGGCGTCTCGCCATTGACCCCGGATCATGTAAACCCGGAGGCCCCTTGGCCGCATCTGGATAACCTCGCGCGTGAAACGGCCGAAGCTGGAAAATTTCTTGAGCAGCGACTGACCGTATACCCGCCCTATGTAATCGACAGTACAAACTGGCTCGACCCACAGATGACGCCGGCCGTTCTTAAACTATCCGATAGTGAAGGTTTTGCAAAAAGGGATACCTGGAGCCCTGGTGAACAACAGCCGGCACCGGAACTGGATATTTCTTTGTTAAACAAACAGTCGGATAACCTCTGCGTCGGCGAGGACCTTAAAACAATTGTTGCACGTTGCAAGTCCGGTAAAGAATTAACCGAAGCAGATATTTCCCGACTTTTCAGAGTCCGCGGCGATGAATTCACCTACGTGGCCCGGGAAGCCGACAATCTTCGGCAACAGGTGAACGGCGACCAGGTCAGTTATATCGTCAATCGGAATATCAACTACACCAACGTGTGCTACTTCAAATGTCAGTTCTGTGCTTTTTCCAAGGGTAAGCACAGCGAAGATTTACGCGGCAAACCTTATGATATCAGCGCCGAAGAAATCGCCCGCCGCTGTCGGGAAGCCTGGGATCGGGGAGCGACCGAAGTCTGTATGCAGGGCGGGATTCACCCTGATTACACCGGTGACACCTACCTGGATATTCTGGCGACTGTGAGAGCCGCCGTACCGGGCATACACATTCATGCTTTCTCGCCCCTGGAAGTCTGGCAGGGCGCCGCGACACTGGATATCTCCGTAACAGAATTCCTCAAGCGATTAAAAGCCGCCGGCCTGAATACGCTGCCGGGAACCGCGGCGGAAATTCTGCATGACGAGGTGCGCGCCAGCCTCTGCCCGGACAAACTCAACTCTGAACAGTGGCTGTCTGTCATGGAAGCGGCTCACCAGGTTGGCTTCAGGACTACCGCCACGATTATGTTCGGGCATGTGGATCATCCCCGTCATTGGGCCAAGCACCTGCTGGAAATCAGGGCCCTACAACAGCGAACTGGCGGGTTTACCGAGTTCGTGCCCCTCCCTTACGTGGCCCTGGAGGCTCCCATGTACCTGAAGGGAAAATCCCGCCATGGGCCCAGCTTTCGCGAAGCGGTTCTGATGCATGCGGTGCCGCGACTGGTCTTTCACGGCCTGATCGATAACATTCAGGCTTCCTGGGTCAAAATGGGCCGGCAAGGGGTCATTGCCTGCCTGCGGGCCGGCGCCAACGATCTGGGCGGTACCTTGATGAATGAGAGCATTACCCGGGCGGCCGGCGCCAGTTTCGGGCAGGAGTGGCCGCCGGCAATGATAGAAGAATTGATCACGGGCATTCAGCGGGTTCCCCGGATGCGCAACACGCTGTATGGGGAAGTTAATCCCGAGCGCAGGGAAGCGGCGTTCAACGCAGGCGACCTGGACGAAGTGGAAAATACCTCGGCGATGAAAATCCGCCGCAGCAAGCGCCTGCTTGATCCGGTGCAACTCACTTAACAACCCGCATACAGCCCACCGGATTGGAGGGGCAGGCTCGACAGTGCTGAACTCCCTGCGTCTGGCAGTAACGCCCGACACTGATCGGATATCACACCGTTGTCGTATATGACGCTTCCACACACTATAATATCCGCCAACGACGCCGCCCGGATATTGTCAGCCAGACTGGAACAGCCCTGGTCGACCACCCGGGGGCACTACCGGTCGAGAAAGGACAGCTATTGATGATTAAAATTGCCATAACGGGTGCCAACAGCAGCGTGGGGAAAAACCTGCTGGGGCATATTAGTGAAGGGTCTGAGTTTGAAGCCGTAGCGGGGGTCCGCTCCGAATCCGCTTTCGCGACACTTCCCGCCTCTGACCGCATAACTCCCCGCAGCGTCAATTATGGTAATGCTGAGGATCTTGCCAGCGCCTTTGAAGGCTGTCAGGTGGTTGTGCATCTGGCCGGGATTCTGATTGAAACCAAGAACAGCAAGTACCAGGCAGCCAATGTCGACGCCACTGCCGCTGTAGTTAAAGCCGCACAGCAGGCAGGGGTGAGCCAGTTGATTTTCATCAGCGTGGTCGGTGCCGACAGCACGGTCTCTAACCCCTACTTCAAGTCAAAGGGAGACGCAGAAGCAGTTATTGCAGCATCTGGTCTTGCCGCCACAATAATTCGTACTCCCCTGCTATTGGGTCCGGGAACAGCCGGTGCCAGTTCGGTACTATGGGCTGCGTCACAGCCAAAAGCCAAGTTGCTGGGTGGCGGTAACTATACTATGCATCCGCTGGACGTGGATGATCTTAGCCAGGCAATTCTGAACTGCTGCCGTGGAACCACCGCCGGTACAAGAACATTGGAAATGGTGGGCCCTGAAGGATTGCCCTATCGCGACCTGATCAAGAAACTGGCAGCCCTGAAGGGCAATGATATTACTATCGCCTCCGTGCCGGTCTGGGTCGCGAAACTTGGCGCGGCAGTTGGCAGCCTTTTGAAAGGCGGCGGTATGACGCCGGCTGTTATAGATGTTATTACAACCAACGAATCCGTTGCTCACAATGGCGCCATTGAACTGGGTGTTACTCCCACTCCGCTGGACAAAACTCTAACAAAAATTCTGGAACAATCATGACTGATCCCATTCCCTCGCCAGCCACTGCCGAGCCGCCTGCTCCGCGTAAATCCAACAAGGCCGGACGCGTGGTATTTTTACTTATCACACTAGGCTGTTTTGTTTACCTGTATTTCCGCCTCAACGGTGCCGCTGCCAGAGAAGGGCTATCACTGGTCGAGTACATGACTCAGGTATTTGCCAATGTCCAGTGGATTCCCTGGCTGGCCCTGATGATGGCCTACTCTCTGATGTATTTCCTCATCGATACGCTGGTGGTTACCCGGGCACTGAACTGGTTTATTGAACCACTGAAGTATCGCGATATCCTTCCTATCCGCGGCAGCGCGTATATTATTTCGGTATTTAACGAGCAGATTGGCAAAGGGGCCATGGCCTACTACCTGAACAAGCGTGATCAGGTACCTGGCTGGGAAGTTGGTTCGGTAATGCTCTTTATCATGTTCTGCGAAGTTTTTTATCTGCTGATCTGGGCCACCATCGGGTTTTTCTTCAGTAGCAGCACCCTGCCTGATGTCTTCAATATCATTCCCTACATTTCAGCCGGCGCGCTGGTGTTTTTCGTCGTCTGGCTGCTGTATTTCCGGGGAATTATCCTGCCCGAAAATCAGTTCCGGAACCGCCGCATTCTGCACGCCTTCAAACTGGCTACCCTGCGGCACTATGTAATGTTCTTCCTGCTCAGGTCACCGGCGCTGATCACGGCGGTATTTGTCTACACCTTCGCCTTGAATCTGTTCGGCGTAGAGGCTAGTTTCCTCTCCTTGCTGGGCTATCTGCCAGTGATATTCTTTGCCGCTACAGTTCCAACTCCGATGCGGGCAGCAGCAATAACCTTCTGGGTAATTCTGTTTCCTGAAAATGAAGGCCAGATGGCTGCATTCGGCTTTGTACAGCACAACTTCTTTATACTTTTCAATGCGTTGATTGGCGTACTTTTCTGGCGGCGGGCACAACGGGAACTGTTCGGTAACTGATGGCCAACCTGCTTACCGCGCTTCGCCTACTGATCGCAATTCCGACGGCGCTGAGCATGGCGCTGGTACTGGTGCTTCCGCCCATCGTGACGGTCATGCTGGTCGGAATTGCGATCCTGACGGATTACTTCGACGGAAAAGTGGCTCGACGTTTTGGTACGGCCTCGCCCAGAGGCCAGCTTTTTGATCACACAACAGATTTCCTGTTTGTGACTTCGGGT is part of the Gammaproteobacteria bacterium genome and harbors:
- a CDS encoding NAD(P)H-binding protein, whose protein sequence is MIKIAITGANSSVGKNLLGHISEGSEFEAVAGVRSESAFATLPASDRITPRSVNYGNAEDLASAFEGCQVVVHLAGILIETKNSKYQAANVDATAAVVKAAQQAGVSQLIFISVVGADSTVSNPYFKSKGDAEAVIAASGLAATIIRTPLLLGPGTAGASSVLWAASQPKAKLLGGGNYTMHPLDVDDLSQAILNCCRGTTAGTRTLEMVGPEGLPYRDLIKKLAALKGNDITIASVPVWVAKLGAAVGSLLKGGGMTPAVIDVITTNESVAHNGAIELGVTPTPLDKTLTKILEQS
- the cofH gene encoding 5-amino-6-(D-ribitylamino)uracil--L-tyrosine 4-hydroxyphenyl transferase CofH, with protein sequence MGTDQFSQTRLSDADALALAHRTDTTALVAAAGALRDRGHGDLVTYSRKIFIPLTKLCRDVCHYCTFARTPRHIAQPYMAVDQVLELCEQGARAGCQEALFTLGEKPELRYRVAREALAELGFYTTLEYVRFVAERVLKETGLIPHINAGCMNAEEIAMLRPVSGSMGIMLESASPRLCEKGMPHFGSPDKQPQVRLRSMELAGEAKVPFTTGILIGIGETRQERVESLLALRNLQERYGHIQEIIVQNFRAKPETLMADAPEPDLEELLWSLAVARLIFGADMSIQAPPNLSPGVLKQLVAAGINDWGGVSPLTPDHVNPEAPWPHLDNLARETAEAGKFLEQRLTVYPPYVIDSTNWLDPQMTPAVLKLSDSEGFAKRDTWSPGEQQPAPELDISLLNKQSDNLCVGEDLKTIVARCKSGKELTEADISRLFRVRGDEFTYVAREADNLRQQVNGDQVSYIVNRNINYTNVCYFKCQFCAFSKGKHSEDLRGKPYDISAEEIARRCREAWDRGATEVCMQGGIHPDYTGDTYLDILATVRAAVPGIHIHAFSPLEVWQGAATLDISVTEFLKRLKAAGLNTLPGTAAEILHDEVRASLCPDKLNSEQWLSVMEAAHQVGFRTTATIMFGHVDHPRHWAKHLLEIRALQQRTGGFTEFVPLPYVALEAPMYLKGKSRHGPSFREAVLMHAVPRLVFHGLIDNIQASWVKMGRQGVIACLRAGANDLGGTLMNESITRAAGASFGQEWPPAMIEELITGIQRVPRMRNTLYGEVNPERREAAFNAGDLDEVENTSAMKIRRSKRLLDPVQLT